The Candidatus Woesearchaeota archaeon genomic interval TGCAAGGATTTTCTTTGGATTGACACCTTGTTTGAGTAATGATGCAATATGCTCAACTATTTTTGTTGTTTTTCCTGTTCCTGCCCCTGCGAGAATGAGTTGAGCCATTTCTTGTGGAAAAATGAAGTGGTTTAAATGAGTTGCCTTACTGGTTGTCACTTCCCTTGACGACGTAACCCTTTTAAACTTCTTTTAAAGACTTTTTCTAATGGACAGATTCTCAAAGATTAAGAAAATTGACGCAGATCTTGCCACTATCAGTCTTCCTTTTCGCAATATCACGCCTCTTAACGTTGAAGAGGAACGTGAAAAGGTTGAAGAAGACCCTGATCACAACCCTGTGTTTAGTTATGCTGAGCCTCTTGGTTGTGATGAAGCGATTACTGCCTTGCAATCCATCGATAAGGATGATTCTGTTGTTGGAGGCTTGCTTGAAAAAAAGCGAGTTGAGTTGCTCAATCATGCGTTACGTCTTAAATTCTTAGGGACGAGAAAATTTCAGAAATTCAATGATCTTGTATATGGTCTGCCTTCTCAAGAAGTAATTGCACAGGCAGAAGAAGTTCTCTTGCCGTACAAAGACATCTCCCCTAGAACGATTCCATCAGCTCAAGTGATCTCACGCATACGTGCTGAGTTAAACCATTTTGGCATACGCAATTATCGTGTTGAGGAGCGTTCGCTTGGCGCATCAAGTGTTTCCGTTCTCGCATCTAAAAACACCGTATTTGTTGCGCGCAATCAATTTTTTTCAGAGAACTACGTTCGACGATTATTGATTCATGAAGTTGGAACGCACGTGCTTCGTGCAGAAAATGGCAAACAACAACCGTTAAACATTTTCACTTCTGGTTTTGGAGGGT includes:
- a CDS encoding DUF1704 domain-containing protein, with protein sequence MDRFSKIKKIDADLATISLPFRNITPLNVEEEREKVEEDPDHNPVFSYAEPLGCDEAITALQSIDKDDSVVGGLLEKKRVELLNHALRLKFLGTRKFQKFNDLVYGLPSQEVIAQAEEVLLPYKDISPRTIPSAQVISRIRAELNHFGIRNYRVEERSLGASSVSVLASKNTVFVARNQFFSENYVRRLLIHEVGTHVLRAENGKQQPLNIFTSGFGGYLGTEEGLAVFNEKRFDLLTLKTLGTYAARVICTALAQETSFQSIYHYMLRFFDKNTAFQLAMRAKRGVKYTKKKGGSTKDHLYFSGFLSVQDFIHKGGTIRDLYVGKIGVEDVNAIKGIPWLKQARYLPKNQFFKDLLSFSNKEETKKSI